The Streptomyces tendae DNA segment ACCGCCTGCTTCACCACCGGCAACCGGCTCGACCTGAGCGCGAGCGGCTGCACCGTGCCCAAGCCCTGACGGCCCCGGCGGGGCGGGCGGTCAGCGCGGGGTGCCGCGCACCGCCCGCCCCGCCAGCACGTCCGTGCGCCGCCCGTCCTCGATCACGAACCGCCCGTCGACCAGCACGTACGGGATGCCCGTGGGCAGCGTGCGCGGCTCGGCGAAGGTCGATCCGGCACCCACCGTGCGCGGGTCGAACAGCACCAGGTCCGCCTTGTAGCCCTCGCGGACCAGCCCCCGGTCCGCCAGCCGCAGCCGCGCGGCCGGGCGCGAGGTCAGATGCGCCACGCACTCCTCCAGCGACAGCACCCCCAGCTCCCGCACGTAGTGCCCGAGGTAGCGGGGGAACGTCCCGTAGGCGCGTGGGTGCGGCTTGGCGCCCTGGAGGATGCCGTCCGAGCCGCCCGTGTGCACCCGGTGCCGCATGATCGCCCGGACGTTCTCCTCGTGGCCCACGTGCTGGAGGATCGTCGGGGCCAGCCTGTCCTTCAGCAGCAGCTCCCGCGCCACCGTCCAGGGCGCCGCCCCGCGCGCCAGCGCCGTCTGAAGGACCGTACGGCCGACGTACGCGTCCAGCGCCGGGTCGCCGACCCCGGAGATCTCGATGGTCTCCCACTCCACGGGCACGCCGTGGCAACCGTCCGAGCCGGTGACCTCCAGGTCGTGCCGGATCCGCTCCGCCGTCGCCTCGTCCGCGAGCCGCCGCAGGATCTCCTCAGGCCCGCCCTCGCTCGCCCAGCTCGGCAGCAGCGCCACGAGGGTCGTGCAGCCGGGGGTGTACGGGTACGTGTCCAGGGTGATGTCGGCGCCCGCCCCCAGCGCCTCGTCGAGGAGCGCCAGCAGCTCGGGTGCCCGGCCCTTGTTCACGCCGAAGTTCATGGTGGCGTGGGCCAGATGCAGCGGGCAGTCCGCCTCCCGGGTCAGCGCCACCATCTCCGCGTACGCCTCCAAGGCGCCGGCGCCGTAGGAGCGGTGGTGCGGGCAGTAGTAGCCGCCGTACGACGCCACCACCCGGCACAGCTCGGTCAGTT contains these protein-coding regions:
- a CDS encoding N-acyl-D-amino-acid deacylase family protein, whose product is MEELVIRDADVVDGSGDHSYRADVVVDGGRIVSVVKEAADAGCQRPKARRELDAEGLVLAPGFIDMHAHSDLALLRDPDHSAKAAQGVTLEVLGQDGLSYAPVDDRTLGEVRRAIAGWNGPGDDVDFDWRSVGEYLDRLDRGVAVNAAYLIPQGTVRALAVGWEDREATPEELDRMRQLVAEGMEQGAVGMSSGLTYTPGMYAPDAELTELCRVVASYGGYYCPHHRSYGAGALEAYAEMVALTREADCPLHLAHATMNFGVNKGRAPELLALLDEALGAGADITLDTYPYTPGCTTLVALLPSWASEGGPEEILRRLADEATAERIRHDLEVTGSDGCHGVPVEWETIEISGVGDPALDAYVGRTVLQTALARGAAPWTVARELLLKDRLAPTILQHVGHEENVRAIMRHRVHTGGSDGILQGAKPHPRAYGTFPRYLGHYVRELGVLSLEECVAHLTSRPAARLRLADRGLVREGYKADLVLFDPRTVGAGSTFAEPRTLPTGIPYVLVDGRFVIEDGRRTDVLAGRAVRGTPR